The sequence below is a genomic window from Thermoanaerobaculia bacterium.
CGGATCAGGTCCGCTTCCACGTCGTCGGGCACCATGGCGACCGGGGTCCACTTCTCGTCCGAGGGCATCAGGGGCTCCTTTCCAAGGCCGTTCGGGCGCGAACCGCCCGCGGGGCGGGCGTCGGACGCTCGATTCGGGACACAAGAGTAACCGATGATCCGTGGCCCGGCACGGGGATGGCGACCACACCGGCGCCCGCGGCTCGGGAACGAGGGAAGGCGCGGGGAAGGCCCGCGGCGCGAAGCCGCCATCGTTCCGGATCGGCGGCTCCCTTCGGGTGCGGGCGGCGCGACACAATCTGCCGCGCGAAAGCGGCTCGACGACGGCACCGCATCGCCTTCATCGAGGCCGACTTGCCGCTGGCCGGGCGCTCCGACCGGAGCAACGCCCGGAACCCTAGGCTTCGACGGCGAGAGGAGAATTCCCGCGGGGAACGACTTTCCCCACGACCGCGGCCGACCCCGCGCCGGCGTCCCGGCATCGCGAGGCGTATTCCTCCCCTCGGCCGTTCGGAACGCACACGAGCAGGCCGCCGGACGTCTGCGCGTCGACCAGGAGGAGGAAGGCATCGTCGGACCAGGGCGCGGTCCAGGCGGTCTTCGGGCGGAGGTTCCGGAAATTCTTGCGGGAGCCGTCCGGGGCGATGCCCCGCCGGGCGAGCGGACGGGCCTCGGGGATCACCGGGATGCGCCCGAGCGAGAACAGGGCGGTGGTCCCCGACGCCTCCATCAGGTTCAGCGCGTGGCCGAGGAGTCCGTAGCCCGTGATGTCCGTCGCGGCCCGCACGCCGAACTCGGGCATCGCGGCGGCGGCCGCGGCGTTCAGCGCGGCCATCTGCTCGCCGAGCCGTTCGAGCGTGTCGTCGCCGACGAGGCGGCGATGGAACAGCCCGCCGAGCGAATCCGCGCGCCCCGCCGAAACGAGCACGCCGACGCCCAGCGGTTTCGTCAGAACCAGGTCGTCGCCCGGCTTCGCCGCCGCGTGGTCGGTCAGGTCGCTCTCGCGCGCGAAGCCGGTCGCGGCGAGGCCGTAGATCGGCACGTCGTGATCGATCG
It includes:
- the selD gene encoding selenide, water dikinase SelD translates to MGQFDLAAVLSKMPPSRDANLLAGFGRSEDASAYRLGDGRALVQTVDYFTPVVDDPRLFGRIAAANALSDLYAAGARPALALAIAAFPSEVLSIDVLEAILSGGAEKVVEAGATLSGGHTIDHDVPIYGLAATGFARESDLTDHAAAKPGDDLVLTKPLGVGVLVSAGRADSLGGLFHRRLVGDDTLERLGEQMAALNAAAAAAMPEFGVRAATDITGYGLLGHALNLMEASGTTALFSLGRIPVIPEARPLARRGIAPDGSRKNFRNLRPKTAWTAPWSDDAFLLLVDAQTSGGLLVCVPNGRGEEYASRCRDAGAGSAAVVGKVVPRGNSPLAVEA